Proteins from a genomic interval of Rosa chinensis cultivar Old Blush chromosome 2, RchiOBHm-V2, whole genome shotgun sequence:
- the LOC112188931 gene encoding uncharacterized protein LOC112188931 yields MPPTTAVPTLTAVTISYTELQDKKTDLSRKIEEGFGPNGLGILSVTDVPGFSSLRQNLLHLSPRLANLPEEVKKELEDPHSRYNFGWSHGKEKLESGKPDMLKGSFYANPILDRPTTDEALIQRYPSYCGSNIWPKRELPELEVAFKALGKLILEVGLMVAFHCDRYVSKAIEMREDEGLEQVLFHSRCHKGRLLYYFPTKESTPTEDSENMSSWCGWHTDHGSLTGLTCAMFMRDAVEIPCPDSAAGLYIRTRTDQIVRVVFGEDEIAYQIGETTEVMSRGYLCATPHCVRAPMGEEASGLDRSTFAFFMQPDWDEKLNFPEEVHIHKELIPPHGALTFGEYTEKLLDKYYHLKT; encoded by the exons atgccgccgaccaccgccgtCCCCACTCTCACGGCCGTCACCATATCATACACGGAGCTCCaa GACAAGAAGACGGACTTGTCGAGGAAGATTGAAGAAGGATTTGGGCCGAATGGGTTAGGGATTCTATCCGTCACTGAT GTTCCGGGATTTTCATCCTTGCGCCAAAATCTTCTACATCTGTCACCTAG GTTGGCCAATCTTCCTGAAGAGGTGAAGAAGGAACTCGAAGATCCTCATAGTAG GTATAATTTTGGATGGAGTCATGGAAAGGAGAAGTTGGAATCTGGAAAGCCAG ATATGTTAAAAGGATCTTTCTACGCTAATCCTATATTAGATAGACCAACAACAGATGAGGCTCTAATTCAAAG GTACCCATCGTATTGTGGATCAAATATATGGCCTAAGCGTGAGTTGCCAGAACTTGAAGTGG CCTTCAAAGCTCTGGGAAAGCTGATCCTTGAAGTTGGGCTTATGGTGGCATTTCACTGTGATAGATATG TATCAAAAGCAATTGAAATGCGTGAGGATGAAGGCCTTGAACAAGTACTTTTTCATTCTCGGTGTCATAAAGGGCGTCTGCTTTATTACTTTCCCACAAAAGAGAG CACTCCTACTGAAGATAGCGAAAACATGTCTTCTTGGTGTGGATGGCATACAGACCATGGTTCATTGACAG GTCTGACCTGTGCCATGTTCATGAGAGATGCTGTTGAGATACCTTGCCCTGATAGTGCTGCTGGCCTTTATATTAGGACAAGAACTGATCAGATTGTCAGA GTTGTCTTTGGAGAAGATGAAATAGCATACCAAATTGGTGAAACCACAGAAGTTATGTCCAGAGGCTATCTTTGTGCAACACCTCACTGTGTCCGG GCACCCATGGGAGAGGAAGCTTCTGGCCTTGACCGTTCaacatttgctttctttatgcAACCAGACTG GGATGAAAAGCTTAATTTTCCTGAAGAAGTTCATATCCATAAAGAG TTGATCCCACCACATGGTGCTCTCACCTTTGGAGAGTACACAGAGAAGCTCCTCGACAAATACTACCACCTCAAAACCTAA
- the LOC112191019 gene encoding tRNA (guanine(37)-N1)-methyltransferase 2 isoform X1, with the protein MLDESKFDVHLKLWALRIPRELCKVATRILNGYLLDKPRIKPITEDPTCERNRYMILSERVQDSDLSIIPDTILNELKDLCKIEVVPYSLTLGYSYWGADHILKQILPPGVEVPSSFETIGHVAHLNIHDELIPYKDVIAKVIYDKNYPRIKTIVNKVGSISNEFRVPKFEVLAGEKDMVTEVKQYGATFKLDYSLVYWNSRLEHEHIRLVSQFRAGEVICDMFAGIGPFAIPAAQKGCIVYANDLNPDSIHYLKINAEINKVGDHVRTYNLDAREFVSQLMAVPDCGKELNSDASMLKSCETCTNQGSQESESGNGMLNVEAKEVLDSVTSNVDGLQSSSRNTDASVPPVKRPADICQSENGIVNGTNVLVAGRSKGNKNKRLRGSEMINVKTWEHVDHVIMNLPASALEFLDAFRGVIQRKYWRETLPLIHCYCFIRASETQEYIISEAEAALKAHIKDPIFHRVRDVAPNKAMFCLSFRLPEACLN; encoded by the exons ATGTTGGATGAGAGTAAATTTGATGTGCATTTAAAATTGTGGGCGCTTCGGATTCCTCGTGAGCTTTGCAAGGTCGCCACTCGAATACTAAATGG ATATTTGCTTGATAAACCACGCATTAAGCCGATTACGGAGGACCCAACATGTGAAAGAAACCGTTACATGATATTATCGGAGAGGGTGCAAGATTCCG ACCTATCTATTATTCCGGATACAATTCTCAATGAACTGAAGGATTTATGCAAGATTGAAGTAGTTCCATATTCGTTGACTCTCGGGTACTCATATTGGGGTGCAG ACCATATTTTGAAGCAGATTCTGCCCCCCGGAGTGGAGGTTCCTTCATCTTTTGAAACAATAG GTCACGTTGCCCATCTGAATATACATGATGAGTTAATTCCCTACAAGGATGTGATTGCCAAAGTTATTTATGAT AAGAATTATCCAAGAATCAAGACAATTGTCAATAAAGTTGGATCTATTTCAAATGAGTTTCGCGTGCCAAAGTTTGAAGTTTTAGCaggagaaaaagatatggttaCAGAAGTGAAACAATATGGAGCGACTTTCAAGCTTGACTACAGCTTGGTCTATTGGAATTCAAGATTGGAACATGAACATATAAGGTTGGTTTCTCAGTTTCGAGCTGGGGAAGTCATATGTGATATGTTTGCTGGTATTGGCCCTTTTGCTATTCCTGCCGCACAGAAAGGATGCATCGTGTATGCAAATGACTTAAATCCGGATAGCATTCATTATCTGAAGATCAATGCAGAGATTAACAAGGTTGGTGACCATGTTCGCACATACAATCTTGATGCGAGAGAATTTGTTTCTCAATTGATGGCAGTGCCTGACTGTGGGAAAGAATTGAATTCAGATGCGTCCATGCTCAAATCTTGCGAGACATGTACCAATCAGGGTAGTCAGGAATCAGAATCAGGCAATGGAATGCTAAACG TTGAGGCAAAAGAGGTACTAGATAGTGTTACTTCTAATGTGGACGGTCTACAAAGTTCTAGTAGGAATACAGATGCTTCAGTACCTCCAGTTAAAAGACCTGCAGATATTTGTCAATCAG AGAATGGAATTGTTAATGGCACAAACGTTCTTGTAGCTGGTAGGAGCAAAGGAAACAAGAATAAGAGATTAAGAGGCTCTGAGATGATCAATGTCAAGACTTGGGAGCATGTTGATCATGTGATAATGAACCTTCCGGCTTCTGCTCTTGAATTTCTAG ATGCATTTAGAGGGGTGATCCAGAGAAAATATTGGAGGGAAACTCTTCCTTTGATTCACTGCTATTGCTTCATCCGAGCAAGTGAAACGCAAGAATATATTATTTCC GAGGCAGAGGCTGCTTTGAAGGCCCATATAAAAGACCCAATATTTCATAGGGTTAGGGATGTTGCTCCAAACAAG GCAATGTTTTGCTTAAGCTTTAGGCTGCCAGAAGCGTGCCTTAATTAA
- the LOC112191019 gene encoding tRNA (guanine(37)-N1)-methyltransferase 2 isoform X2, which yields MLDESKFDVHLKLWALRIPRELCKVATRILNGYLLDKPRIKPITEDPTCERNRYMILSERVQDSDLSIIPDTILNELKDLCKIEVVPYSLTLGYSYWGADHILKQILPPGVEVPSSFETIGHVAHLNIHDELIPYKDVIAKVIYDKNYPRIKTIVNKVGSISNEFRVPKFEVLAGEKDMVTEVKQYGATFKLDYSLVYWNSRLEHEHIRLVSQFRAGEVICDMFAGIGPFAIPAAQKGCIVYANDLNPDSIHYLKINAEINKVGDHVRTYNLDAREFVSQLMAVPDCGKELNSDASMLKSCETCTNQGSQESESGNGMLNVEAKEVLDSVTSNVDGLQSSSRNTDASVPPVKRPADICQSAGRSKGNKNKRLRGSEMINVKTWEHVDHVIMNLPASALEFLDAFRGVIQRKYWRETLPLIHCYCFIRASETQEYIISEAEAALKAHIKDPIFHRVRDVAPNKAMFCLSFRLPEACLN from the exons ATGTTGGATGAGAGTAAATTTGATGTGCATTTAAAATTGTGGGCGCTTCGGATTCCTCGTGAGCTTTGCAAGGTCGCCACTCGAATACTAAATGG ATATTTGCTTGATAAACCACGCATTAAGCCGATTACGGAGGACCCAACATGTGAAAGAAACCGTTACATGATATTATCGGAGAGGGTGCAAGATTCCG ACCTATCTATTATTCCGGATACAATTCTCAATGAACTGAAGGATTTATGCAAGATTGAAGTAGTTCCATATTCGTTGACTCTCGGGTACTCATATTGGGGTGCAG ACCATATTTTGAAGCAGATTCTGCCCCCCGGAGTGGAGGTTCCTTCATCTTTTGAAACAATAG GTCACGTTGCCCATCTGAATATACATGATGAGTTAATTCCCTACAAGGATGTGATTGCCAAAGTTATTTATGAT AAGAATTATCCAAGAATCAAGACAATTGTCAATAAAGTTGGATCTATTTCAAATGAGTTTCGCGTGCCAAAGTTTGAAGTTTTAGCaggagaaaaagatatggttaCAGAAGTGAAACAATATGGAGCGACTTTCAAGCTTGACTACAGCTTGGTCTATTGGAATTCAAGATTGGAACATGAACATATAAGGTTGGTTTCTCAGTTTCGAGCTGGGGAAGTCATATGTGATATGTTTGCTGGTATTGGCCCTTTTGCTATTCCTGCCGCACAGAAAGGATGCATCGTGTATGCAAATGACTTAAATCCGGATAGCATTCATTATCTGAAGATCAATGCAGAGATTAACAAGGTTGGTGACCATGTTCGCACATACAATCTTGATGCGAGAGAATTTGTTTCTCAATTGATGGCAGTGCCTGACTGTGGGAAAGAATTGAATTCAGATGCGTCCATGCTCAAATCTTGCGAGACATGTACCAATCAGGGTAGTCAGGAATCAGAATCAGGCAATGGAATGCTAAACG TTGAGGCAAAAGAGGTACTAGATAGTGTTACTTCTAATGTGGACGGTCTACAAAGTTCTAGTAGGAATACAGATGCTTCAGTACCTCCAGTTAAAAGACCTGCAGATATTTGTCAATCAG CTGGTAGGAGCAAAGGAAACAAGAATAAGAGATTAAGAGGCTCTGAGATGATCAATGTCAAGACTTGGGAGCATGTTGATCATGTGATAATGAACCTTCCGGCTTCTGCTCTTGAATTTCTAG ATGCATTTAGAGGGGTGATCCAGAGAAAATATTGGAGGGAAACTCTTCCTTTGATTCACTGCTATTGCTTCATCCGAGCAAGTGAAACGCAAGAATATATTATTTCC GAGGCAGAGGCTGCTTTGAAGGCCCATATAAAAGACCCAATATTTCATAGGGTTAGGGATGTTGCTCCAAACAAG GCAATGTTTTGCTTAAGCTTTAGGCTGCCAGAAGCGTGCCTTAATTAA
- the LOC112191018 gene encoding glucan endo-1,3-beta-glucosidase 8 — protein MRMVHEKVPKAKSFLVTMLLVLVFMAHKGWSFGVNWGTMATHQLPPEKVVQMLEDNGFTKLKLFEADQKILEALTGTKIEVMLAIPNFMLQEMSIDPVAAFSWVDANVTSYCYDGGVNIKYVAVGNEPFLKAYNGTYLKTTLPALKNIQEALNRAGLGSQVKATVPFNADIYFSPDSNPVPSTGDFRPELKDNVIEIVQYLYTNEAPFTVNIYPFLSLYGNAYFPFEFAFFDGTSKPIRDGDLLYTNVFDANFDTLVWSLTKAGFPEMKIIVGEVGWPTDGVVNANIPNAKRFNQGMLKHALSGNGTPARKGMIDVYLFSLIDENAKSIAPGCFERHWGLFEFDGKPKYELDLSGSVQNKGLVAVEGVDYLSKRWCVLNPEAKDLYGLPSSIDYACSLSDCTALAYGSSCNNLSLEGNASYAFNMYYQVNDQKIWTCDFSGLAMVTDKDPSVGGCQFPVMIAYAPSLLQNRGILHMVMKIIGGCMLYWILL, from the exons ATGAGAATGGTGCATGAAAAAGTCCCAAAGGCCAAGTCTTTCTTGGTCACAATGCTGCTGGTTCTTGTTTTCATGGCCCATAAAGGTTGGAGCTTTGGAGTCAACTGGGGGACTATGGCAACGCACCAGCTCCCACCTGAGAAAGTGGTTCAAATGCTTGAAGATAATGGGTTTACTAAGCTCAAGCTGTTTGAAGCTGATCAGAAAATTTTAGAGGCTCTTACTGGGACTAAAATTGAGGTCATGTTGGCCATACCCAATTTCATGTTGCAGGAGATGAGTATAGACCCTGTTGCTGCATTTTCTTGGGTCGATGCCAATGTCACCTCTTATTGCTATGATGGTGGAGTCAATATCAA GTATGTCGCAGTAGGCAATGAACCCTTTCTCAAAGCATACAATGGCACCTATTTAAAGACTACATTACCAGCCCTGAAGAACATCCAGGAAGCTCTCAACCGCGCCGGGCTTGGCTCACAGGTCAAAGCCACAGTGCCCTTCAATGCTGACATCTACTTCTCCCCTGACTCAAACCCAGTTCCATCCACAGGCGACTTTCGGCCTGAACTTAAAGACAACGTGATTGAGATAGTCCAATACCTATATACCAATGAGGCCCCATTCACAGTCAACATCTACCCTTTTCTGAGCCTCTATGGAAATGCCTATTTCCCTTTCGAATTTGCTTTCTTTGATGGAACAAGCAAGCCCATTAGAGATGGTGACCTGCTCTACACCAATGTCTTTGATGCAAACTTTGACACCCTTGTTTGGTCTCTAACCAAAGCTGGGTTCCCTGAAATGAAGATCATAGTCGGAGAGGTGGGTTGGCCAACTGATGGAGTTGTAAATGCCAATATCCCAAATGCCAAAAGATTTAATCAGGGAATGCTTAAACATGCCTTAAGTGGAAATGGAACTCCAGCTAGGAAAGGCATGATTGATGTCTATCTTTTTAGCCTCATCGATGAAAATGCCAAAAGCATTGCTCCCGGCTGCTTTGAGAGGCATTGGGGGCTGTTCGAGTTTGATGGGAAGCCGAAGTACGAATTGGATTTGTCGGGTTCAGTGCAGAATAAGGGACTTGTAGCTGTGGAAGGTGTGGATTATCTGTCCAAAAGGTGGTGTGTGCTGAATCCAGAGGCTAAAGATTTGTATGGTTTGCCAAGTAGCATTGACTATGCTTGTAGCCTCTCAGATTGTACTGCCTTGGCTTATGGTTCTTCTTGCAATAACCTTAGCCTGGAAGGGAATGCTTCTTATGCTTTTAACATGTATTACCAAGTGAATGACCAGAAAATATGGACCTGTGACTTCTCTGGTTTGGCGATGGTGACCGATAAAGATCCATCAGTAGGGGGTTGCCAATTCCCAGTGATGATAGCTTATGCTCCTTCACTGTTGCAGAATAGGGGGATTTTACACATGGTGATGAAAATTATTGGAGGGTGTATGCTGTATTGGATTCTGCTATAG